In Campylobacter sp., the DNA window ATAGAGCGAGCGCACGCCCGATCTGAAATCAGGCTCATCGCTAACGCCTACGTCCTTTTCGAAGTAGGTTCCCACGACGTCGTAATCTCCCGCGCGGGTAGTTAAAAAGGGCGCAAAGGCGGTGATATTATTGCGCCAAAAAATTTCTTTGATCTTATGCAGCTCGCTCTCTTTTAAGAAATCGTCATTCTTAAGCGGCGAGTATTCGCGCCCGCCGATCTCGATGCTTAGGCTTTGCGAGCGCGGTAGCACTACGATATTTGAGCCGTAGCTGCGTAGCTCCTTAGCGACCTGATCGCCGATTTTTAGCGTGATATTTAGCATGCAAGCGATCAGCGAGACCGATAAAAATATGGTCAAAAACGCTAGAATTTTGCTATCCCTGGAGTTTAAAATGGAGGATTTGATGATGCGTAAAAACATTATTTAAGCTCCTTTAGCGTGCCGTTTTCATCTACATAGCGCTCGGGGTGTGCGGTAAAGGCGTTTGCATTCGCTTCGCTTTCGAAAAAGTAGGTGCGTCCGTAGTAAAGATAGCTAAATTTAGAGGTGTTTAAAATCTCTTTTCTACTGACCGGATCGATCACCTTTTTATCCACGATCTCCGAGAAATAGGACGCGCCATCTTCAATCGTCTTAAGTGCGATGACGATATTTTGCCCCTCTAGCTTATAATCTAGCGGGATTGGGTTGCAGCCGCCAAGCTTGCCGACGCTCGGCAAAAAGATACGCACGTTGCAAGCGATGCAGATGAGCTCGTCGCCTTTTTTGATGTAGCCCATATCGCCGCAGATCGAGCACGCGTCAAAAACCGCGACCGGGGCAAATTTGTCCGTGAAGCGGTTTAGTAGAAAAAACCTGACCTTATGCCCGTCGTCGGTGACGTAGGCAAAGCGGTGCAGCTTGCCGTCCTTTACGATGTTTGCATCGATTATGAATTCCGCGCCTTGCGGCTCGATGATCTTAGGCTCATCGATCGTAGGTGGTTTTGAAGCGACCAAGATATAATAAAGCCCCAAAAAGCTGATTAAAACCCCAAGCGACAAGATCAGGCTAAAATCTCTAAAAATGGCGAATCTGCCCGCCTTAACCTCTCTAAATTTTATAATGTCCGCTTCGCGAGGCAGACGTCTTGGCGCACGAAATGCCGTAAGTAGCGCAATTAGCGCGGCTATAAGGCAAAGAGCTAGCGTCAGATAGGAGTTGTTGTAATGGATGATTTTAGCGATGACGCTTAGAAACTCGGACGAGCCAATCGCGTTTGAAAGCCCTTCAAAACCCTTCGCAGCTAGAGCTTTGGGCGCGTCTGCCTGGCGCAGATCAAGACCTAAAAAGCCGATTTTAGCAATAAAGGCAAACACCCACGCAAGAGCGAACGACACTAGCTTTGTGCCTCTGCTCGCGCGCGCTAGAGCTGAGCGATAAATAAAATAGAATAAAATTAGCGCCAGCGCACCTAAAACCGCCATAAAGAGGTTGGTTAGGCTGAAGCTATCCAGTAGCTCGCCGGAGAAAATTTTAAAATTCATCCCTATGAAGCGGTATTCAAATCCATACGCGCAACCAAGAGCAAAAATAACTATAGCGGTAAGATAGAATCGCTTAAACTTAAACGCAAGCAGTAGCGCGAGCAGCGCTAAAAGTGCGAGCGCATCAAATACGATCTTGCCCGTATCGGCGTTTGCCGAGCGCGCAAATGCGCTAAAGCACAGCGCCCCGAATGCAGCTCCAAAAAGCGCGGGCAAAAACGATGCGCTGATAAAGCGCCTGCCGCCCAGATACGCGCTTAAAAACGCGAGCGGAAATAGAGCCAAGCTAACGTGATAAAAAAATATCGTCATTAAAAATCCTCATCGAGTCTAATGCGCGTAAATCGCCTATAATTGCTTAAATTTTAAAATTTTAAAACCTACGCCATTTTGTAAATTTTAAAATTTCAAATCCGCTTGCAAAAAAGTTCGCAACGGCAAGAGCCACCCGCAAAGAGAAATTTCGCCACGCTCTTGCTTTGGTTTTATCTCGTCCTTGCAGCGCGCTAAATTTTAAAATTTTAATTCTCTTGAAATTTTAAAATTTTGCCGCAGCTAAAAAGATTCGTAAGCTTAAACGCATTGAAGCAAAACGATACGTTTTAGCTACGGCGTAGCGGTTAAATTTAAACGGGCTAAATTTAACCGCCTTAAATTTAAAGCATGCGGCTAAACCCAATACCGCTAGGACTCCGCCGAAAACGAACTCGGCGGAGCCATCTATGATTTACTCTTTAGGAGCGCCTGTGTATTGGAAAGTGTATTTAACCGAGAACGGCTCCCACCATTTGCCTACACCGGTCGCTTTGTCCGCGTGGCGGCCGAATCCGTTGGCGCTTGGATTTTCGATGTTATAGGTTAGCTCGTAGTTGCCTACGCCGTTTACCATCTTGATATTAGCACCGTAGTGAGGGCCGTCGCTAGCTACCATCGGCATGAAATTTCCCTTTTGGATCTTGCCGGTATCTAGGTTTTTAAGCACGTAAGCGATCTTTAGGTAAGGGATCCACTCGCCCTCGCCGAATCCGTTTGCATTGCCTTTGATGGCGTGGATATCCGCCTCAAGGTGGATGTCCGCCTTGCTAGGAGCTAGATCAATGCCTTTAGGCTCCATATCGATAGGCTGAAGATAAACTGCCGCGATCTCCATTCCATTTTGCTCAATCGGCTCGCCGATTGGATGCTCTCCCGCCATTGCTATAACAGAGGCTAGGCTTAGCGCCAACATACCTGAAAAAATCTTTTTCATCTTTTCTCTCCTTATTAAGATTTGTTTTTTTGCTTATTTTTTAAGATTAAAATTCCTACGATCAAAAGTACGATCATCACCGCTTGCGGCACGAGGCTCT includes these proteins:
- a CDS encoding iron transporter; this translates as MKKIFSGMLALSLASVIAMAGEHPIGEPIEQNGMEIAAVYLQPIDMEPKGIDLAPSKADIHLEADIHAIKGNANGFGEGEWIPYLKIAYVLKNLDTGKIQKGNFMPMVASDGPHYGANIKMVNGVGNYELTYNIENPSANGFGRHADKATGVGKWWEPFSVKYTFQYTGAPKE
- a CDS encoding Fe-S-containing protein, whose protein sequence is MTIFFYHVSLALFPLAFLSAYLGGRRFISASFLPALFGAAFGALCFSAFARSANADTGKIVFDALALLALLALLLAFKFKRFYLTAIVIFALGCAYGFEYRFIGMNFKIFSGELLDSFSLTNLFMAVLGALALILFYFIYRSALARASRGTKLVSFALAWVFAFIAKIGFLGLDLRQADAPKALAAKGFEGLSNAIGSSEFLSVIAKIIHYNNSYLTLALCLIAALIALLTAFRAPRRLPREADIIKFREVKAGRFAIFRDFSLILSLGVLISFLGLYYILVASKPPTIDEPKIIEPQGAEFIIDANIVKDGKLHRFAYVTDDGHKVRFFLLNRFTDKFAPVAVFDACSICGDMGYIKKGDELICIACNVRIFLPSVGKLGGCNPIPLDYKLEGQNIVIALKTIEDGASYFSEIVDKKVIDPVSRKEILNTSKFSYLYYGRTYFFESEANANAFTAHPERYVDENGTLKELK